A region of Rhodospirillales bacterium DNA encodes the following proteins:
- a CDS encoding transposase has translation MTETARHDAWQAGDSYDAYMGRWSRLVAPRFLDWLAAPAGKAWLEVGCGTGALSAAILARCAPAGLLAIDASAGFVGAARAAIADPRATFETGDAADGAELASAGRRSGDGRASERRVVRGLQGLVADARRAAAGSAEPERPPQPLRAAAGGGGALRLRDGADGAVGGVPRARAAAVAALGQRAAVRGRGMGGIGRLAVWLVRAGVRPERIAPGRPQQNGRHERLHLTVQQDTVLPVARDRREQQRRFAAFTRMFNEERPHEALDMATPSKVWSPSPRPWDGELRAPEYPAGWEARAVRSNGEVRWGGEMVFLSETLAGETVGFEPTARDGVWVVRYGPMRLAAIDAKGKVSRLRRGVNPPAQARPGPPAG, from the coding sequence ATGACCGAGACAGCCCGTCACGACGCCTGGCAGGCCGGCGACAGCTACGACGCCTACATGGGACGGTGGAGCCGGCTGGTGGCGCCGCGCTTCCTCGACTGGCTCGCCGCGCCCGCGGGCAAGGCGTGGCTGGAGGTCGGCTGCGGCACCGGCGCGCTGTCGGCGGCGATCCTGGCGCGATGCGCGCCCGCCGGCCTGCTCGCGATCGACGCCTCGGCCGGCTTCGTCGGCGCGGCCCGCGCCGCCATCGCCGATCCACGCGCCACGTTCGAGACCGGCGACGCGGCGGACGGAGCGGAGCTGGCGTCCGCAGGGCGACGATCTGGGGACGGGCGAGCGTCCGAACGACGTGTGGTGCGTGGACTTCAAGGGCTGGTGGCGGACGCGCGACGCGCGGCGGCTGGATCCGCTGAGCCTGAGCGACCACCGCAGCCGCTACGTGCTGCGGCTGGTGGCGGTGGAGCGCTGCGACTTCGCGACGGTGCGGACGGTGCTGTCGGGGGCGTTCCGCGAGCACGGGCTGCCGCTGTCGCTGCGCTCGGACAACGGGCCGCCGTTCGCGGCCGCGGGATGGGCGGGATCGGGCGCCTGGCGGTGTGGCTGGTGCGGGCCGGGGTCCGGCCGGAGCGGATCGCGCCGGGCCGGCCGCAGCAGAACGGCCGGCACGAGCGGCTGCATCTGACGGTGCAGCAGGACACGGTGCTGCCGGTGGCGCGGGACCGGCGCGAGCAGCAGCGCCGGTTCGCGGCGTTCACGCGGATGTTCAACGAGGAGCGGCCGCACGAGGCGCTGGACATGGCGACGCCGTCGAAGGTGTGGAGCCCGAGCCCGCGTCCGTGGGACGGCGAGCTGCGCGCGCCGGAGTATCCGGCCGGATGGGAGGCGCGGGCGGTCAGGAGCAACGGCGAGGTTCGCTGGGGCGGGGAGATGGTGTTCCTGAGCGAGACGCTGGCCGGCGAGACGGTCGGCTTCGAGCCGACCGCGCGCGACGGCGTGTGGGTGGTGCGCTATGGTCCGATGCGTCTGGCGGCGATCGACGCCAAAGGAAAAGTGAGCCGCCTGCGCCGGGGGGTTAACCCCCCGGCGCAGGCGCGGCCCGGCCCTCCAGCCGGGTGA
- a CDS encoding citryl-CoA lyase: protein MNDMHHYVTAISKIVSGGGDEDLILRGRRLTDLIATASFAESVLLMLTGRTPTPGQARTLDALWTACVDHAVTPAAMIGRAFASYGTSTTAAVAGGILMFGDIAGGAGDPMARAMVAALREAIAAEGAGDSTSPAGQSPVAAATIAKAAARVVADGLRDGGRVPGFGIPAHAVDPRAPALLAVARGQGAAGAYCDLLVAMENELARVKGRRFAMNIDGIVAAVTLDLGLPPECAAAFVMIPRSFSTLAHYIEEKAQGTKWRHVPQEEVTYTGPEAAPGPRTATMP, encoded by the coding sequence ATGAACGACATGCACCACTACGTCACGGCGATCTCGAAGATCGTGAGCGGGGGCGGGGACGAGGATCTGATCCTGCGCGGGCGGCGGCTGACCGACCTGATCGCCACGGCGAGCTTCGCGGAGTCGGTGCTGCTGATGCTCACCGGCCGCACGCCGACGCCGGGCCAGGCGCGCACGCTCGACGCGCTGTGGACGGCCTGCGTCGACCACGCCGTCACCCCGGCGGCGATGATCGGGCGCGCCTTCGCGTCCTACGGCACCTCGACCACGGCGGCGGTGGCCGGCGGCATCCTGATGTTTGGCGACATCGCCGGCGGCGCCGGCGACCCGATGGCCCGCGCCATGGTCGCGGCGCTGCGCGAGGCCATCGCGGCGGAGGGCGCCGGCGACTCCACGAGCCCCGCCGGCCAAAGCCCCGTCGCCGCCGCGACCATCGCCAAGGCGGCGGCGCGCGTCGTGGCCGACGGCTTGCGCGATGGAGGTCGCGTGCCGGGCTTCGGCATCCCGGCCCACGCCGTCGATCCGCGCGCGCCGGCGCTGCTGGCCGTGGCGCGCGGGCAGGGCGCGGCCGGCGCGTACTGCGATCTGCTGGTGGCGATGGAGAACGAGCTGGCCCGGGTGAAGGGCCGCCGCTTCGCCATGAACATCGACGGCATCGTCGCCGCCGTGACGCTCGACCTCGGCCTGCCGCCGGAATGCGCCGCCGCCTTCGTGATGATCCCGCGCAGCTTCAGCACGCTGGCGCACTACATCGAGGAGAAGGCGCAGGGCACGAAATGGCGGCACGTGCCGCAGGAGGAGGTGACGTACACGGGGCCGGAGGCGGCTCCTGGACCGCGTACTGCAACGATGCCTTGA